The nucleotide sequence CGCTGAATGATTCGCTACGGCCACCCGACGACCGGATGCTGACGGCCGCCCGGGCTTCGGCCATGAACCGGTTTGCGGCCTACGCAACGCAGCTTTTAACCACTGCACAGACTAACCGTTCCGCCAACGGACTAACCGTTCGCACGCTGTCGTCGCTGCTGCTGCGGTATGGCCGTAATCTGACGGAAGCCGAACGAACGCGCCTGCAGAGTTATATGGAAAACAACAGTGCCAGGGCGTCAGACCTGCGTTTTTTCGACGGGTTGATTAAACGCAGCAACGATACCATTCAGCGGCTGGTTACCTACGAAACCCTGATGCAGCGCAGCCGAGATCAGTTCGATGAGGCATCGGTGGGCTATATCGGCGCTTATACGCTGGCGGTTGCCCTGCCCAGCCTGACCCTTGATTTTGCCCGGTTGCTGCAGGATTACGTTCAGGAACAGATTAAGGCTACGGCCCTGAAACAGTCGCTCAACGAGTTATACCGGCTGGAGGTGAAAGACAGTGCCCGGATTCGGGCGGCCGTACAGACCTTGAACAAAGCGGGTGAAACGGCACGCAGCGTTGAAGTAACGCCCGGCGTATTCATTACCCGCGATGCGATCGGCAGCGGTTCAGCGGCATTCGATCAGGTCATCAACAGTAATCGGGGAAAGGTTATTTACGTCCTGCTCACCTCCGTGCTGGAAGAGAGCGGGCGACAGGCGGCACTCGACGCACAGCGACTGCGGAGCATTTACCGAAGTCGTGATTTTGCCTTAGTTTACCTACCCTTACCCAGTTCGGATAAAGAAACATGGGTTGAGTTTTCGGTCAAGAATAACCTCTTGGGCGATCACCTGCTGCTGACCGAAGCGCAGCTTGATGATGCACTTAGCCGCTTACGGTCGTCTAATGAGGTGTCGGCAACAATCATCAACCGGGTTGGCAAGATCGTCAAGCGGAACGCACCATTACCAAACGACACCGAAGACTTAAGAAAAGTGCTCGACAAGAACCTGTAGTTGAGGCTTAGCGGGATGAATCGGTAACGCTTTCCATTTCAGACACGTTGGCAATGCTTTTGGGCGGACGCTGGCTCCAGAAGGTAGCCAGCAGCGAACCGGTCGTGTTCATAATGGGACCAAACAAGGCTGCAGCTAGTCCGACCGTAGCAACTTTCCCCATCTGAACAGCGATGCCCGAGGCTAAACCACCATTCTGCAAACCAACCTCGATAGCAACTGTCCGGCAGCTCTGCTCGTCCATGCCAAACAGGCGGGCACTGCTGTATCCCAGCAGGAACCCGGCCAGATTATGAACCAATACGCAGAGGGCCAGCGTCCAGCCAACGGTCAGCATACTGTCGCGTCCGGTAGCGGTAATGATAGCGACAATGAGGATGATCCCGGCCATGGAAATAAGGGGCATGAAGCGGTTGATAAAGACGGCTGACTTATGGAAAATCCGATTCAGAACCAGCCCCACAATGACCGGCAAAATCACAATCTGCATGATTTCGAGCATCATCTTCAGAAATGAAATTTCAACGAATTGCCCGGCCAGCAGTTTCATCAGCGCGGGCATGAGCAAAGGCGCCAGCAGCGTGGCCAGCGTTGTGATGGTGATGGAAAGTGGTACGTTGGCTTTCGCAATGAAACACATTACATTGGAAGCCAGACCACTGGGCGAACAACCAATCAGAACAACGCCCGCAGCTACTTCGGGTGGGAAGTCAAAGGTATTTGCCAGCGTAAAGCCCATCAGCGGCATAATCAGGAACTGACAGGCCACGCCGATGAACACCGCCCTGGGCTGCCGGATAACCCCCTCAAAGTCTTTCAGCGACATGGTTGTGCCCATACCCAGCATGATAATCTGCAACAGCGGGACAATCAGCTTCTTCAGCTGGAAATCGCCAATCTGGGTAAACGGCCCCGGAAACACCAGCGCAACAACAACTGCCAGGATGATCAGAACAGTGTACGTCAGGTTACGGTACGGCGATTGATGAGTGGTTTCGGTTTTCAAAGGCGTTGTTAATTAGTCGTCAGTACCTGGCAAAGCGGCTCTGTTTCCGTTTCTACTTAACCAGCTACAACCCAGCGCCTACGCTTGCTTCATGGTTGAGAGAATCCCTTCTTTCAGCGAATAGGTTGAGGTTCTGATCTGGGTGATGCCATACGCTTTCAGAACGTAATCAATCAGGCACACGGCTACGACGATCATGTCAACGCGCAGTTCGATCATGCCGGGAAGCTGCATCCGTTCCTCATGGTTTCGGGTGATCAGCAGTTCATAGGCCCGGTAAAATTCGTCGATTGGCAAGTTGAACGCGGTCTGGGCCGGATCGGGGAGGTGACCCCGCTCATGCATATACCACATATCAACCAGGGTGTCAAACGAGCCCGATGACCCAACCAGCACCGTCGGCTGATATTGATGGATGGCGTTGGCCAGGGGCAGGAGCTGTGCCTGGAAATAATCGGTTAACCGGCGGATGCTGCCGGCGCTGATGGGATCGGTGGTCATGAACCGTTCGCGGAGTCGCTGGCCGCCAATCTCGAAGCTCTGCTTCCAGTAAATCCGGGTCTGATTGCCCAGAATAAACTCAACGCTGCCGCCACCAATGTCAATGACCAGCGCTGTCTGATCGTCCAGCGCGCCAGCCGCCCGCACGCCTTTATAAATATATTCGGCTTCCTGCTCGCCCGAAATGACCTGAATGGGGATACCAGTTTCCTGCCGAACCTGCTGGATAAATTCCTGCTGGTTGCGGGCAACCCGAATGGCGCTTGTGCCAGTGGCCATCACCTGCTCCGGCGCAACGTGATGCTGGTCCAGCACCTGCCGGAAATGGGTTAGTACGTTCAGCGCCCGGCCGATAGCTTCGGGCGTGATAATTCCCTGATTGATACCCGCCTGACCGATTTTAGCCGGGCGGCTTTCGCGAAACAGCGTTCGGTAGCCGGTTGCTTCGTTTTCAACAATGAGAAGGTGAAAGGTATTGGTGCCTAAGTCGATAATTGCTTGCTTCATAGTCGCAAATCTATTATCTTTGCCGTCCGGTTTTAGCTAAAACACAATATTTAAGACATGCTTATCATTAACGTAAAAGACAACGAGTCGATTGACAAGGCCCTGAAACGCTTCAAGAAGAAATTCGAGAAGACGGGCGTGTTGCGGCAGTTGCGGTCGCGGACGGCTTTTCAGAAACCGTCGGTAAAGCGTCGCACCGAGATTATTAAGGCTGCCTACAAAGAGCGTATGTACGGCAACCACACCGAGCAGTAGGCCGGTGGTATGCAGCTGGCGTTGACAGGTTGATTGCGCAGTCAATTTCGTAACGTCACTGATCAGGATACAGAAGCAGCAGGCAGCAATGTCGGCTGCTTTTTTGTTGCCCAAATCGGATGCCCGCCCCAGTTTGCATGGGTTTCCCGATTAGCTTTACAAAGTGAAACGCCGTTAATCTCTTTAAGCCTATGAATCCTGCGGGGCATACCCTGAGTGCGGACGATTTCCTTCAGCACATTCGCTTCGAAAAACGCCTGAGCCACCATACGCTGACGGCCTACGCCAACGACCTGGCACAGTTCAGCACGTTCCTGACGACGGAATGCAATCTGGACCAACCCGCCCGCGCCGATTTCCGGCATATTCGTTCGTGGATTGTGAGCCTGGTCGAAGCGGGTATGGATAAGTCGTCGATTAACCGGAAAATCGCTACGCTGCGCTGTTATTATGGTTTTCTGGTACGCCGGAAAGTGATTGCGCTGGACCCGATGGCGAAGATTCAGGCGCTCAAAGCCAGCAAAAAGCTGCCGGTTTACGTCGAAGAAAAGCCCATGGAAACTCTGCTGGACGAAATCGAGTTTGCCGATACGTTCGAGGGAGTACGCGATAAATTAGTGCTGGAACTGCTTTACGGAACCGGTATTCGCCTGAGCGAGCTGACGGGTCTGAAAACGGCGGACGTTAATCTATACGACAAAACGATTCTGGTGTTGGGTAAGCGAAATAAACACCGGATTATTCCACTGACTGACCCGCTGCTGGAGCTGATCAAACAGTACAGTCGGCTGAAAGAACAGGAGTTTGGTGGTCAGGCCGATCCGGCGATGTTAATTGTAAGCGATAAAGGAGTGGCGGCTTATCCAGTCCTGATTCAGCGGATAGTGAAACGACACCTGACGCTCGTAACCACCCTCGAAAAGAAAAGTCCGCACGTTTTGCGACATACGTTCGCCACGCATCTGCTTAACCGTGGGGCCGATCTGAATGCCATAAAAGATTTGCTCGGTCACAGCAGTTTAGCCGCCACGCAGATTTATACGCATACCAGCCTGGAGCAATTAAAGAAAACTTACGACCAGGCTCACCCGAAAGCCAAAAAGTAGAGTAGCCGTCTGGTTCGCTTTACCGGATAGGCGAACCATCATCTGATCATTAGTACCTGATGAATACTCTTGCAATTAGCCAGACGCTGTTTTATCTGATTGAACAGCAGCCTGATTCCAGCAAAGCCGTTACGTATCTGCGTCAGCAAGCCGACGCTTTTCACTCGGCGCCACAAGTCTCCGTCTTTTATCGCGTCTTTACGGCCCTGCCACGGTTTGTCGGAAAACAACCCATTGAAGTGCCGGCAGATATGGCGTTCGCGCTGGAGCGTGCCCGGCCGGGTTTTACGGTTGCGGGCTGGACGCTCGACCGGCTGGCGCGGGTGTGGTGGCTGCTACAGCTTCCGGCCGACGACGAAGCACGTTACGTCAGGACCATCACGGAGCTGTTCAAGTCGGGCGAATTGAACGAGCTAGTGGCGCTGTATTCGGCGCTACCTGTACTGGCTTTTCCGGAAGCCTGGCGGTTTCAGGCCACCGAAGGTATTCGTAACAACATCGCCGATGTGCAGTCGGCTATCATGCTGCAGAATCCCTATCCAGCCGATTATTTTGATGAACCGGCCTGGAATCAGCTGGTTCTGAAGGCATTTTTTACGGACAAAGACGTTACGCAGATTATTGGGCTGGATGACCGAAAAAACGCCCGGCTGGCCCAGACGCTGGCCGACTATGTCGCCGAACGCCGGGCCGCCGGGCGCAGTCTGCCGCCCCATATCGAGCGGCTGCTGTAACTGGGTTTACGCCCAGTAGCTGAACTTCTTCTGGGTAAAGATGGACTTGGGAATCATCGCGTGAACACCGAGCACCTGATCGACCACCTGGCTGACTTCAAAATCAACGGCTGTACTGGCAATAGACAAGGCTTCATTGAACGTAAAGCCCAGCTCATCTTTAATAAACGAAGTGGCTTCGGTCAGCGCGTTTTTCATCGCCAGGCGCAGGTCTTTGTCGAGGCCAACGGCAATAAAATGGGTTGGTGTTTCGGCCCGGGGCATTTTCAGCGCCTTGCCTTTGTGAACGATAAACTTAGCCGTCAGCGTCAGCGCCGTTTCGATGGCTACGCCACTGACCTCGCCGTTGCCCTGCGCGCCATGTCCGTCGCCGGTAGTGAACAAACCGCCCGGTACCGATACCGGCAGGTGTAATGTCGTACCCTTAACGAGGTGCTTAATGTCCAGGTTGCCGCCGAAAAAACCAGGTGGAATCGAGCTGACACGGCCCGTTTCGGAAGGAGGAGACAGGGCCATTACGCCCATAAAAGGTTTCAGTGGTATTTCGACGCCTTCTTTCAGATACGCTACTTTCCGTTTCGCGTCGTAACGGTACACAAACGTTTCGCGGGTCGTTACGGCGTCGGGAATACCACCCCCGCCCGGCCATACACTGTTGACGCCAAAACCAGCCGGAAACTGCAGGTTCAGAATCCGGATTTCCAGCGTGTCGCCGGGTTGAGCGCCTTCGATGTAAACCGGCCCTGTCAGCATGTGCCCTCGAATACCGGACGGTTCGGGCTTCACATTCTTCATAATGGCGATGACCTCCTGTGCGTGGGCATCAATGGGCAGGTTATTTTTTGTATAAAACTCTTCGGGGTTAGTGCGGCTGACGCCCGAAGGGTTTACAGTCTGAATTTCGACCACGTCGCCGTCTTTTACCCGGGCAACGGGTGACACATCGGCCCCAAAATAGCCCCACACCATGTTCTCCGGCATCGACCGGACAATGTGATCGGGCTTGACCCGACTGGTCGTGTTCGCTGCGGGCTCTAAAACAACCGGCGACGGACCCGCAAGCAGATCCGTCGCCGATATGGATAGGCCACTTACCGAAAGGGCCGCCAGCCCATTGCGGGTAGACTGGTGTAAAAAAGAACGTCTTGAAGTTTTCATTCGGTTGTATTGTTGGTTACGCCCAGATGAGCGTCTTCCAAGATAAAACCGAATTGGTTGTCCTGCTAATTCTGCGGACGAAAATTGTGGCTAATACCAGCGATATACGATACCTGCCGACAGCATTAGTGATGGACTGCTGTTTTTCAGCAGATCGTAGTTGAAGAAAATATTCTGGTATTGCGCCTGAATCTCTGCGCCGAACCCTTTCTCGCGTCCACCGTAATATTTCAACCCAATGGCGGGTGCAATAGCCCCTTTGAAGCCGGTTTGCTGATCGGATAGCGTGCCGAAAAAGTTGGTGTAGTCCACGAAAGCGCCACCCCCCGCAAACTGCACGTAAGGCCGGATAGCCGCTGCATTATCGGCAAAATAATAGGAGAGCGAAGCCATTGCTGGAATCACCGACAGCGTTCGGGTCTGCACGGCCGAAATGTCCTGCACGGTATTGCCGTTGGTATACGTATAAGTGCTTCGGCCCAGACGCTGCTGATTGTATTGATAGCCGGTTTTCAGACCGAGCGAAAATCGCTGCGGGAACAGCCATTCGCCCTCAATGGCGAGGTTGGCGGGCGAAATCCGGTCAATATATCCCTTCTGACCACCCAGGGGAAAAGCGACACCGTAACGAGCCGCAAAATTAAAGGTTACGTACTGCTGATAAGGCGATGGAAACGCGTTTGCGTACTCATCGCGATTTGCTTGTGCCCAGGCTGCCGATGTAAGCGTAGCGAGGGCAAGGATTGCCAATATGCGTTTCATAAGTCGTTAGCGGGCTGCCTGTAAATAAGGAGATTGATTGAATAGGGTACTGATCGCCGTGTCGACGTCCTGTGGCTCGGTAATATCGGAGCCGCGTATTGTCGCGTCGTAGATGACGTTCAACTGCTGCTGATCGGTACCCGTTGAACCGACAGGGCGGTTTTTAAGATCAACGATCTGGATTTCCCAGTACTGATCGCTCACCTGATAGGTGTAGTAAGAAGGATAGTAGGGGTAGTAGCCACCGAAGCCGCCAAATCCACCATACCAATAGTTCGAGTAGTACGACGAGTACGGATTAACGCCTACGCCCGTATACCGATTATTGACCCGGATGATGGCTACGCCCAGATCGGCGTTCTGCCCCCGACTGACCCGCCGGAATCCACGGTTGGTCAGGGCAGCCGTTATGTTGGTGACGAAGCGGCTCTCGACCGTATTCAGCGAGGGTGTATAGCTGTTGTTCGACTCGATAATCACCGAATCGGGCAGGCTGAAGGTCTGGTACTGGCTGAAATTAACCGACTTGTCGTAGTTGGTGATGTATACCTGACTATCCTGCGGACTCAGATCATTGATGGCATTCTCCCGACAGGCGGTCAAACCTCCGCCGAGCGTCAGGAGCAGGGCCGCATACAGACCCCACCGGCCTGTCATTAGCTGTTGACTCGTTTTCATGTTCAAAGTTTGTTGTCTTACTATCAATTAAACGAATAGGCTAATCGTAAGTTTACGGGAACCAGATTAGAATTTGCTTAAAGAATGATGAAAGACTGATTCGGTTTTTGTGGAACTTTGTCGGTGAACCGGCGTTGGTTCCAGACGCCCTTAACGCAGCATCACTCATGGATTTTATGGATTCCATTCGCGGCATGTCGTTCTTTGATATGCACGTGCACATGACCTCCCGCACCACCGATGATTACCAGGCTATGGCCGACGCGGGCGTAGTCGCTCTGATTGAACCCGCTTTCTGGTTAGGCCAGCCGCGCACGGGCGTTGACTCATTCCGGGATTATTTCGCCAGTCTGGTTGGCTGGGAGCGGTTCCGGGCGTCGCAGTTTGGAATCCGGCATTACTGCACCATAGGTCTCAATTCCAAAGAAGCCAATCAGGAAGAACTGGCCGAGCAGGTTATGGAAATCCTGCCCCTATTCATCTATAAGGAAGGGGTCGTCGGCGTTGGCGAGATTGGTTTTGATGACCAGACCGCGGCCGAAGAAAAATACTACCGGGCGCAGCTGGAACTGGCCAAAGAAGCAGGTCTGCCAGTACAGATTCACACGCCCCACCGCGATAAAAAGCAGGGTACGAGCCGAAGCATGGACATTGCGCTGGAACACGGTCTGGCCCCCGGCATGGTCATCGTCGATCATAACAATGAGGAAACAGTCCGCGAAGTGCTCGACCGTGGCTTCTGGGCGGGCTTTACAATCTATCCATTCACCAAAATGGGTAACGAACGCATGGTCGAAATCGTGAAGCAGTACGGTCCGGAGCGAATCATGATTAACTCGGCTGCCGACTGGGGAATCAGCGATCCGCTGGCCGTACCGAAAACGGCCGCTCTGATGAAACAGCGCGGTATTTCGGACGAAGCCATCCGGCTCGTTACGTTCCAGAACGCCGTAACGGCCTTTGCGCAAAGCGGTCAGCTGAGCCTAGACGAACTGACACAGCCAATGGGTATTGACCAGAGCCAGCGTTATAACGGTAGCTCGGTGCTTCGCGGAGGACAGGCCCCCCGGGTTGATAAAGAGTCAACAATAATTAAATAATCATTGAGTGGATGAGTGATTGAGTAGATGCTGTTCACTCATTCGCTCATTCACTCAATCGCTCAATGAACATCAAAGCCTTCCTTTCGCTCACTCGCCCTGCCAATTTGGTAACGGCTATCGCCGACGTGCTGGCGGGTATGGCCATTGCAGGTTACTTTCTGGATGCGTCGCCAGCGCCGGCGCCGGTAGGCTGGCTCGCTTTGTCAACAGTTTGCCTGTACGGTGGGGGCGTTGTGTTCAATGATGTATTCGATGCTGAACTCGACGCCGTTGAGCGGCCCGAACGGCCTATTCCAAGCGGTATTGTCAAGAAAAACAGCGCAACGATGTTAGGCACAGTACTGCTGCTGATCGGGATTGTTACGGCCTTTCTGGCGAACCAAACCGCTGGCCTGCTGGCAATAGGTATTGCTGTAGCGTCGCTCGTATATGATCGTTTCGGGAAGCACCATAACCTGCTTGGGCCGCTGAACATGGGTCTGTGCCGGGGCCTGAATCTTCTGCTGGGCGTCAGCATTCTACCCAATCAGGTGCTGCCCTGGGCGTGGGTCGGCCTGGTGCCGATCGCCTATATCGGCGCTATTACCATGATCAGCCGGGGTGAGGTGCACGGCGGCAGCGCCGGCACTCTGCGGGTGGCGGGCCTGCTCTACGCGCTCGTTATTGGCTGCGTAGCCGCACTGGCCCAGAGCCGGGGACAGTTAGGTACTGCCCTGCCGTTTCTGTTGCTGTTTGGCTATTATATTTTTCCTCCGCTATGGCGAGCCGTTCGCGAACCCGTCGGGCGTAATATTGGCGCAGCCGTAAAGGCGGGCGTATTGTCGCTCATTGTAATGAATGCAGCTTGGGTGGCTTCGTTCGCGTCGTTTCCACTGGCCATGCTGGTGTTTTGCTTATTGCCGCTGTCGCGTTTGCTGGCGAAAATCTTTGCCGTAACCTAACCTGAACGACAGCGTAATGTCAGACGTGTTATCTGACAAATTAATAAAGCCTGTATGAATAAATTTCTGGTTCTTCTGTTGCTCGTTTCGCATATTTCCCTGGCCCAGCGTTATAAGCCGCAGCCTATAACCGGCCTGCTGGGAGCCTTTGGTGCCGAGGTTACGTTGGTTAAACAATCCTTGAAAAATCCGAAAACCGTTGTTGTGGATGGCGTTACGTTCACCACCGGGCGTATCGGAAAGC is from Spirosoma taeanense and encodes:
- a CDS encoding bile acid:sodium symporter family protein — translated: MKTETTHQSPYRNLTYTVLIILAVVVALVFPGPFTQIGDFQLKKLIVPLLQIIMLGMGTTMSLKDFEGVIRQPRAVFIGVACQFLIMPLMGFTLANTFDFPPEVAAGVVLIGCSPSGLASNVMCFIAKANVPLSITITTLATLLAPLLMPALMKLLAGQFVEISFLKMMLEIMQIVILPVIVGLVLNRIFHKSAVFINRFMPLISMAGIILIVAIITATGRDSMLTVGWTLALCVLVHNLAGFLLGYSSARLFGMDEQSCRTVAIEVGLQNGGLASGIAVQMGKVATVGLAAALFGPIMNTTGSLLATFWSQRPPKSIANVSEMESVTDSSR
- a CDS encoding tyrosine-type recombinase/integrase; the encoded protein is MNPAGHTLSADDFLQHIRFEKRLSHHTLTAYANDLAQFSTFLTTECNLDQPARADFRHIRSWIVSLVEAGMDKSSINRKIATLRCYYGFLVRRKVIALDPMAKIQALKASKKLPVYVEEKPMETLLDEIEFADTFEGVRDKLVLELLYGTGIRLSELTGLKTADVNLYDKTILVLGKRNKHRIIPLTDPLLELIKQYSRLKEQEFGGQADPAMLIVSDKGVAAYPVLIQRIVKRHLTLVTTLEKKSPHVLRHTFATHLLNRGADLNAIKDLLGHSSLAATQIYTHTSLEQLKKTYDQAHPKAKK
- a CDS encoding acetamidase/formamidase family protein — protein: MKTSRRSFLHQSTRNGLAALSVSGLSISATDLLAGPSPVVLEPAANTTSRVKPDHIVRSMPENMVWGYFGADVSPVARVKDGDVVEIQTVNPSGVSRTNPEEFYTKNNLPIDAHAQEVIAIMKNVKPEPSGIRGHMLTGPVYIEGAQPGDTLEIRILNLQFPAGFGVNSVWPGGGGIPDAVTTRETFVYRYDAKRKVAYLKEGVEIPLKPFMGVMALSPPSETGRVSSIPPGFFGGNLDIKHLVKGTTLHLPVSVPGGLFTTGDGHGAQGNGEVSGVAIETALTLTAKFIVHKGKALKMPRAETPTHFIAVGLDKDLRLAMKNALTEATSFIKDELGFTFNEALSIASTAVDFEVSQVVDQVLGVHAMIPKSIFTQKKFSYWA
- a CDS encoding DUF4136 domain-containing protein, whose product is MKTSQQLMTGRWGLYAALLLTLGGGLTACRENAINDLSPQDSQVYITNYDKSVNFSQYQTFSLPDSVIIESNNSYTPSLNTVESRFVTNITAALTNRGFRRVSRGQNADLGVAIIRVNNRYTGVGVNPYSSYYSNYWYGGFGGFGGYYPYYPSYYTYQVSDQYWEIQIVDLKNRPVGSTGTDQQQLNVIYDATIRGSDITEPQDVDTAISTLFNQSPYLQAAR
- a CDS encoding porin family protein, with amino-acid sequence MKRILAILALATLTSAAWAQANRDEYANAFPSPYQQYVTFNFAARYGVAFPLGGQKGYIDRISPANLAIEGEWLFPQRFSLGLKTGYQYNQQRLGRSTYTYTNGNTVQDISAVQTRTLSVIPAMASLSYYFADNAAAIRPYVQFAGGGAFVDYTNFFGTLSDQQTGFKGAIAPAIGLKYYGGREKGFGAEIQAQYQNIFFNYDLLKNSSPSLMLSAGIVYRWY
- a CDS encoding TatD family hydrolase produces the protein MDFMDSIRGMSFFDMHVHMTSRTTDDYQAMADAGVVALIEPAFWLGQPRTGVDSFRDYFASLVGWERFRASQFGIRHYCTIGLNSKEANQEELAEQVMEILPLFIYKEGVVGVGEIGFDDQTAAEEKYYRAQLELAKEAGLPVQIHTPHRDKKQGTSRSMDIALEHGLAPGMVIVDHNNEETVREVLDRGFWAGFTIYPFTKMGNERMVEIVKQYGPERIMINSAADWGISDPLAVPKTAALMKQRGISDEAIRLVTFQNAVTAFAQSGQLSLDELTQPMGIDQSQRYNGSSVLRGGQAPRVDKESTIIK
- a CDS encoding Ppx/GppA phosphatase family protein, with the protein product MKQAIIDLGTNTFHLLIVENEATGYRTLFRESRPAKIGQAGINQGIITPEAIGRALNVLTHFRQVLDQHHVAPEQVMATGTSAIRVARNQQEFIQQVRQETGIPIQVISGEQEAEYIYKGVRAAGALDDQTALVIDIGGGSVEFILGNQTRIYWKQSFEIGGQRLRERFMTTDPISAGSIRRLTDYFQAQLLPLANAIHQYQPTVLVGSSGSFDTLVDMWYMHERGHLPDPAQTAFNLPIDEFYRAYELLITRNHEERMQLPGMIELRVDMIVVAVCLIDYVLKAYGITQIRTSTYSLKEGILSTMKQA
- the eboC gene encoding UbiA-like protein EboC (EboC, a homolog the polyprenyltransferase UbiA, belongs to system of proteins involved in the trafficking of precursor metabolites to an extracytoplasmic compartment so that the biosynthesis of certain natural products, such as scytonemin, can be completed.), coding for MNIKAFLSLTRPANLVTAIADVLAGMAIAGYFLDASPAPAPVGWLALSTVCLYGGGVVFNDVFDAELDAVERPERPIPSGIVKKNSATMLGTVLLLIGIVTAFLANQTAGLLAIGIAVASLVYDRFGKHHNLLGPLNMGLCRGLNLLLGVSILPNQVLPWAWVGLVPIAYIGAITMISRGEVHGGSAGTLRVAGLLYALVIGCVAALAQSRGQLGTALPFLLLFGYYIFPPLWRAVREPVGRNIGAAVKAGVLSLIVMNAAWVASFASFPLAMLVFCLLPLSRLLAKIFAVT
- a CDS encoding EboA domain-containing protein, encoding MNTLAISQTLFYLIEQQPDSSKAVTYLRQQADAFHSAPQVSVFYRVFTALPRFVGKQPIEVPADMAFALERARPGFTVAGWTLDRLARVWWLLQLPADDEARYVRTITELFKSGELNELVALYSALPVLAFPEAWRFQATEGIRNNIADVQSAIMLQNPYPADYFDEPAWNQLVLKAFFTDKDVTQIIGLDDRKNARLAQTLADYVAERRAAGRSLPPHIERLL
- the rpsU gene encoding 30S ribosomal protein S21 translates to MLIINVKDNESIDKALKRFKKKFEKTGVLRQLRSRTAFQKPSVKRRTEIIKAAYKERMYGNHTEQ